ATAACTAAATCGAACCTTGTCCATtcaatctcaatcccacacgtcTCACCAGATATATCATGCCACAACATGAAAATACGAGAATTCTGttatcaactctgaatcacgAATAGGGTACACACCCCATCCACCAGAAATCTTCCACTTAATTGAGTTCAGGGGAAAATCACAACACGCAACAACCTCCATATAGCTGTAGGAGACATCAACCTCAAGTCGTGGTCAAATCATCACAAACTCTTTAGAATcaatttgcacataaccaaaccatTAAAACTGAATCCCTCCAAATTTACTAAGTTACGCAGACTACCAAACTCGAaaagtattgccacaaaacatcTGTAAAGCCCTATTATACCAACAGAATCAATCATCTCTATTACTATACTGGTCCAAGAGACTGCTAAACAGACCCCAACTTTCTCATATTACTCATGACCCACCTTCACGGCAATACTTCTCTTTCCCAGTATGCCATGGAACACAATCAAAACTCATCCTAAGTGATCCCAACATGAAATCTTGTCGTCTTAAGACTCATAAGCCATTCTATTCCCTCTTATACACCCAATAGTACCTCAAACCAAAATACCTGCTATGAAGAGCTcttctatgaatctgaagttgtttcttcCATATCTCAAACATGGCCTCGCAGAACCGATAATGTTATTGAAATACCTCCAAGTCTCTTTCACAATCCAATGCAAATCTCGTATCCTTGGTCACGCAAAAAGCCAAAAATCCTTAGATACCACATATTGAACCTTGAACTCACTTGAACCATCCTTAAGAGTCACCCACTTAGTCCATGTCTCGAACACATAGCCCAAACATGAGCAAAAAACTTCTACTAAGGCATCTGAACAGCCTGGTCCCCTCCACCTCCATATCTTTCGGAACCCTCGGagtcttattcttcttcttcttctttttcttctttttcgggGTAGGCTaacttcttggcctcggcctcgagccCCTTAGCAACTTCGATCTCCGCTGATAGATCGAAACCtagagcatgaatctcctcgagggcctCTCTTCATGACTGTCGCTTCTCATAATAAACAATGTTCTTCAAGCGGTCCTGGGTCGCCTCGGTATCggccttatattgggccaccatctcgtcGTCATCGACTTTAACCACTGCGGCCACTGACTTGTCTGTTTCAAGTTCCTTGGCCATAATGTTTTGATCAGAGGCAACCGAACTTAGCCGAGACTGGAGATCTTCAACCTTTTTAGCCTGCACCTCGAACTTTTCTTTTGTCGCTCGAAGCTGGACCTCAGCTGAAGTCAGTTGCACCCGAGCAGCCTCTTTTTTTGAGGCCAGGAGATCCATCCTGCCCCTCCATTCGTAGGTCTCGTCCTTGACAGCATCCATCTCAGCTCACGGTTGATCGATTTGATCGATTTTTTGTTGGACATACGGATTCCGACCGTTAGTCACCGAGCTTAGCGCTTCATCAATAacctcaaatatttttacctACTCAACCAAGTCATCATGCTCCTTTCGAACTACCTCCAGCTCAGCTCGGAGTTTCTTAACCTCCCCCTCGCGTTGCTCACTAAGAAGTTTGTATATATCTCTCTTCCCAGTAAGCTCTTTGGCTTCGGGCTCGAGGAGACTCAGCTCTTCTTGATATCGGAGGAAGGTCTCATGGTGAAGCACCGAAGCCTGCGAATACAAGGAAAAATATTAAGATCATTAAAGTAACCGAAGCTGCAAATGAAAAGGTTTGGCAACACCTTACCCGATTTAATGCCTGTTGCGCTTCATTGAACAAGCATGGAGATTCCACCTCGTTAATCTTTGACTCATCTTCTTCAGTGACCAGGCACCAGAGGTAACTAGCTACCCCAACGGGCGTCGAGAtgacccgggcatcctccggaatAGAGATAATAGTCGACCGCTTCCGATCGGGATCGGCACTCGGGGCAGGGAATCAGTTGACCAATCTCGGGCTCGAGCTAGATCCACATGTCCCTGAGGGCGGACTTTTTCTTGGTACTTCTAAATCACCCAGTCTGGTGACATCCTCTGTGGCAATAGAGTCCACGCCATCAAAAAAAGCTTTGAAGGGGATCATTCGCTCTTTGGACCCCCTCATTTGAACGCTCCTTCGCCGCTTGAGCTTCACAGAACACCAAGTTCGTGAACGAAGGTGATACTGTTATGTCGATGCCACCAAGTGGAGAAGAACCGGCTTCTTGGGGGTTCTCAACCCTCACTGATGCATCAGCCTCTTGAGTTTAGGAGCGATTGGCCTCCATCATCCCCCCTTCGATTGATGCCCGTTCTTCAGGGACCGATGGCTCCCGAGCAACTAAAATTTCCTCCTTTTCAGACTCGTCCCTGAGCCGGTAGAGGGAGTCTGAATCAGGTATTCGGTAGCTGGAGGTTTCTTTTTTCTTGCGAATAAGCCTCctctttgctttctttttctccaaGCTCAGAGAACTCGGAGCCCTTTTTCTCCTCACCCTGTTTCAAAGCAGGGGACTCGGTGGGGAAATCATCACTACCGTATAGGGGCTCATTTGGACATCCTTGGGTAAACCTGCAAAAACGAATAAAGCAAGTAAGGACTTAATCATGCAAAGGGGAAACCAAATATCATTTATGAGACAAATCTCACTATGCGAACGGGCCTCCTATCGGCCCTTCGAAAGCTCTTGCCACGAGTGCTCGGAATAAGGCCTTTGTGATAagatgccctcgacccactccttgagtcgggGAATTGCATTTGGGATCCGAGCAACAGCTGCATCATCATAGAACACCgataagaaagaagaaaaagggcGATAAATAAACCCTTGGAAGCAAAAATATATACTTATGTTTcaagttccacttctcaggaaatggcatgtgCTCGGCCGGGATCAAgtctgaggtcctcactcggacgaaACGGTCTATCCAACCTTGATCCTTATCTTCATTGATATTCGAGAATACAGCTTTACTGGCCCGATGTGcgagcttgatcagtccccctggtagagtcggggactgtataaGCGCATAAGGTGGTCGATCGTGAAAGGGCATCCTTCGATCTTGCTTACAAAGAAGCGGAGGAGGATTACGATCATCCagaaagaagggtgaatttgaccgagggttacctcgtatcttttgcaaaagtcaacaataaccgggtccaaggggcccagcgtgaaaggataagtgtaaacacttaaaaatccctcGACGTGGGTGGTGATGGCTTCGTTAGGTTCGGGAACCACCATGTGTTTATCAGCCCAGTTACAATCCTTCTTGACTTCAGAGAGAATATCCTTGGTGATCGAGCAGATATACCTCGAGACCTACTCATACCGGCCTGGTACAAAAGAGGGCTTTTCGACTTTAAAGTTAGCATTGACCGAGCATCCCCCTGGGGATGAACATTTTTAGAGGAGGTTCCGTTGCTGGTTCCTCGACAGCAGTACGTGAAGCAATCTCTTCGGTTGCCGGCCACGAGGTAGAaggagtttctttttggggaatggttttggaagttttcgccatttcTTTATAGAGAAGGAATAAGGAAAAAGAGAAAGTTAAAAGAGTACACTCGGTGGTTTGGGAAAAAGTCGAATAAGAGTTCTTATAAAAGATCTGAAAGTAACCAAAATATAAGTACTTGGAAGTATTGAAATTTTTTAGGAACGAGGGAAAAAGGTTtgaatgtaaagtttgaatgaacgaatgagggggtatttatagtttttcagcAACGGTTCACATCTGGGAGTGGCCGACCAGCAACTGACAAGCATTAATGCCGTTTAGACTTGATTGACAAGACGTTTCGACTATTTTGTCGTTTATGTCGTGTGATATCGAAGAAAGAATTAGAAGTTCATGTCGTTTCTCATCGTCTACTCTctaaaaaatgaggggactaactgtgtacggtcgaaatcgagctcgACTCTGACATGACAGATTATGAACGTGACAACCAAAGACTGAAGACCGATCCCGAGTCCTATCGAGCTAGAACCCGGGGTCATGACGCTTGCCTTCGAGAACATTGAGTCCGTAACACCGGAGTGGACCTTAGCCCCGATTGAGCTCGaagaaacattgttagcataaCCAACAGAAGATCAAAATATACGTGACCGGTCGGATATTACGGCAGGAATCTCAgcacgtatcaataaggaaccAACAATCAGCAAATCacaagattttttaccttttatagaattgtacttaaagtaggactcctctactacaTAAAAGGGAATATGATAATCCATtgaacacattgtaacacgcattctaAAGCAAAACATTATTATTCTCCTTAAATTCTTACTACTCTCTTTAAAGCTCTCATTTCTTCTGTCTTGATATCGATCGAAGTACCTAGTTCGAGGGTGATTAATTCTCCAGGGCTAAGACTGTTCAATTTGTGTGGTTTGCGTTTACTTTTCCATTACTTATTTCAATTACAATCTGATTTATCatttttgtatcaagttaatccacgtatccttaaaaccacttacaaattcaattgttatccgattttgagggtaaacaccTACAAATAAAACTGCTAAACACGACGAAAATGAGAGGTCTACAATTAATAGCTTATTTGGCTAAGCTTCTAATtcgaaaagcacttttgagcagtaattagtgtttggccaagcttttaaaaactgcttttaagtgtatttttctcaaaagtgcttctcagaaaagtgctttCGGATAGATGCTACttttttttttctgcttctcaaaaattgcttctacttctcctcaaaagcacttttttccttctaaaagcttagccaaacacctcaatttttggccaaaagcacttttgaccaaaaaaagcttggtcaaacaggctATAAAACTCAAATACCGAAATACCcttaaaaaataacaacaaagtCCTAATTTGTGATTGCATGGCGAAAAGAACTAGGACCTCATGTCAATAGATAAACTATACTAaagtaatttcttttttttttctctttccatTTTGACAGATGTTGGATTATATTAAGCTTTTAGTTTTTTCTTGAAATTGGGAGTCATCTATCAGTTGGTTCTTCTTATTATTTTCTATAGCACTTAAACATAAAATTTGATTTCTCTATGTTTATCCGCTTTATGGGGGTACTATTATTATTGTTCTTAAATGGAAATTGAATATGAAAAATCCTCAATAGCTTTCTCAAGTTGATTTGTCTTTTGTACTTTCTAGGCTCATATCCGTTCTGGGTTGGATGGCTCTGTTTTTGTATGTGAATAAATTACCCATCGATTTGCAGGGTCATATCTGTTTTGGGTTTGGAGGGCTCTGTTTTTGTATGTGAATAAATTACGCAAATCAATTTCTATCTTTCTAtgaattttctacaatttcaaTATAGATGCATGCAGTCTGTCTTCCAATTATAATAGATGATTGTCTGCATTCTGCTACATTGCTTTTTGGGGTTTGCAGGGAAGTAAAGTTGATCAATTTCATAGCTATGGCATGTTTATTGCTATTTGCTAGCATTCAAGATGGAAGAAATCAATGCTCCTTTGGTTGTTGATTTGTAGTATTTGAATTTGAAGTAGATTTGTGTTTCGTTTGAAATTGTAACTGCTGAAACGCTTAAAATGATACCTTTTAGTATAAACTTTGCTGAATTATGGTGTATAGTCTTGTTTTTATTTTGGTTTCCTTTTGAAAAATTTATAGGATTGCAATATTGAGACTTAGGCATGCTGTTTTTTCTTCCGTCAATGGACTTTTTCCCCTTGTTTGGTGTTGTGTAAATTGCAATGGTTGAAGGTATTTTATCTGAATTATATGTTATATTCTGAGTTTAGCTGATTTTAAGATTTTGAGGAGGTATTATTTAGTTAAAGGGAAAATATTATGAGGAGGTTCTGTATATTGGGTTACAAATGCCTTCTTCAGATAGTTGTGGTTCTTCGATGCTATTTGCCTCATTCCGTCGTTTAATTCTGAGTATTAGAAGTGAACAACAGGTACATTCCCTGGACTTGAACCATAATTCTACCGTCCAGGAGTTTGGTTATGACAATCATTTGGCTCCTATTCCAGTAGGAATTATCTAAATCTCCAATGTTAGTTGTTGTGCTACTTCTgatagaagaaaggaagaagaagGGGATGGTgaccattttttgtttttttagagAAAAGGGTCAAAACTATCCCTCTACTACGTGAAAAGCATCACTTATGCCCTCTGTTCTACTTTCGGTCCGCTATTACCCCTAACATTACAAAAGTGGTGCAAAATATCCCTCTACTACGTGAAAAGTATTACTTATGCCCTCTGTTCTACTTTTGATCCGCTATTACCCCTAACGTTACAAAAGTGATGCAAAAATACCCCTCCTCCGTTAGGGCCTTCCACCATGGCTAATATCAACCTGTGTGGCCTAACATTATGTTGAGGTGAACGCCACATGACATGCCACCTCACCTCCCAACCCTATTTTACCACTCCCTCCACCTTTTCTTCTACCAATTACCTCCCCCTTCACCTAACAACCGTCATCATCACCTCCTTAGTacaaggaaaatcaaaataaatagaagaaaagcTCCATTACCGGCAGGTAACAAAGATCCAAACTACGAATCTTCTAATATTTACAAGCAATTAAACCCCCGCCTAAATCACTAACACCCAAATAGCATCTAAGGCTAAGAaacttaaaaagagaaaaaaaaaacctcAACTTCCTGCAGCCCACAACTATTCAACCAAGTCCAATATATGTTATAGACTTATACCTCACCAATAACCACAACCTCATCCAAGTTCTTTGATTCAACTAATGCAGCACCAGCAAGGCAGCAATATCCTCCAACTCAATGGCATCTGACAAGTTAATTTCAACTAAATTCCCACAGTTTAACACCAAATTGGACAACCTCACATGGGTAAAAAACTTAGACCTTGATAGATTGATTGACCTCAACATTTTCTTGCATAAACTAGTTGTAATTGTGAGTGAATTGAAGCGCCTGTAATTCTAGGACAAAGAGAAAGATCAAGATTGGTAACTCGAGGTAATGGCCCAGTCATAATATGCATGTAACGTTGAACTTAAGCAAGTTATGGATGTATGTACTCTTTTACTCATAGAATTAGGTGACCAAATGTGAGAACCAAGTTTGTTTTGATAATTGTTACTTGTTGTAttatatcgtattgttactttaaatataatatttgttttgattgttacttaaattttattatatcgtatcgttaaatctgtcgttacgtaacgacgaaaagtgccactttatggaATGAccaatttggtgtggtcgcgtcgttttcttattttttcctctcatcttgccctttttataattaaaaaaatcttattttatcctttaccctacctttttatataattatattaccTCTTgtcttactttttttttataatattgtaAGTTTATTCTTCGTATTGTTGGTGCATAATATCATGAAATGACGaaaaacaatacaatctatccaaacattgtatacaTCAAgacgatacgatacaatacaatacaatacaatactatacgatacattatgaaacgatacataacaaccatccaaacaagctgtcaAAGAAAGAGGTGATGATGGCGGTTGTGGGTGGGTGAAGGGAGAGGTAATTGGTGGAAGAAAAGGTGGAGGGGTGGTAAAATGGGGTTGGACGGTGATGTGGCATGTCATCTCACAGTTCACCTCAGCATAATGTCAGGCCACATAGGCTGATTTAGCCATGATGGAAAGCCCTAACAGATGAAGAGtatttttgcattatttttgTAATATTAGGGATAATAGTGGACCGAAAGTATAACGGAGGCCATAAGTGATCCTTTTCACATAGTAGAGGGATAGTTTTaacccttttcccttttttttttaattgaggGGATTGTTTAAGTGGAGGATATTGGTCGATCAGATAATAGGTAAAATTAGGAATTTTTAGGAGTTGGACCTTTTATTTCTGAGGTGCCACGTGTCCCTTCGTTAAAATTAAGTGTAATTTTGAACAAATGTATTACGGTAAGAGTCCATATATACTATAATAGATAAGGGATAGTAAGTTTAAATAATTTTCAATAGTAAATGGGTATATTTGATCATTTTTTATTGTGAATAATATGTATACATGTGATTTAACACCAtcattaattcaaaaaaaaaaaaaaaaaagaaggtttgCGATTGATCAACGGTCCCTATATCTTCTACTTGGTACTACGTCAATATTGTAGCTAGATCGTACGGTTGCCAACATTCAAGCAGTTTTTTCTACATATAAAGCATTGAGATCGCTCTCTCACACGATTACTTCTTTTGTACAATTTCAGACAGTCATTTTGACTCTGCATTGCTCGCTTCTCGgtcagtctctctctctctcctccctTTACCTCCACCCAGATCGCTGTTGTttatctctctctatatatatatatctgtgtgtgtgtatacGTATTCTATTGAGTTGCTCCTGTTAAGTGTGAGATCCAAAGAACTTTAGTTCTTGTGAACCCTAATTTGCATAAAGAGGATCTTAATTGGAATTCAAGCGGCCCaaatagttaaaaaaaaattagctgACAAATATTCATTGATTTCGATTATTCTTTCCCCTTTTTGAAACTCGTTATTGATTTCAAATGATTTTAGCTCACAGATTGGGTTTTAGGTGAGTGCGTGTGTGAGTGAGTTTGATCTATTCGGTTGCTGCTTTTAAAAACAGATTTAACCCCGAGTAAGGTGACTTTGAGATTTAAAGAACTGTAATGTTAGGCACCCAAGGGTAATTTCTTCCCATCTATCTAGTTACGTGGTACCTGTTGCTAATGGGAGGTGGcaggtatcccgtggaattagtcgaggttcGCCCAGGCTGGCCGGACACCacggttatcaaaaaaaaaaaaaagaactgtaATGTTAGTAAACCCTTATTTGCAGTGAAAGAAATATTTTCTTAAGTGACTGATTGATACACAAATCATTAGGGTTTAATTTTCTTAGAATTTTTTAGTAAGTATTGGGACATTTCcttattttgattgatttttggGCTTTGATTGTACAAATATTATCAAACGTTTTCTCTTCCAATACTTAAAGGAGAAATGCATGCCCAttggttgaatcttttcattgTCTGCAGGTCGACTCATTTTATTCAATGCTTTTTCGAGAAAATTGTATCTCTGGTTGCAATTGAATGTGAAAGGGTATGGATTTGTGTATCAATGGGCGGGTCGTAAAGGTGGATTCTATGGTTTATATGCATATTGCTTCTACTTCTTGACATATGCACATACTGTGTGCACATGTTTAAATGTATGTTCATAATTTAAATTCTTTTTGTTAAGGTTCTTATATACATATTGTctttttaaaatagtttaggATTCAGGTTTATTGTTATACATATATTTCAACTCCAACCAAAGCCGGGGTGCACTTAGTTGTGTGTATATTCAAGTCCTTaccttttcaaaaaagaaaaaatattaaatctAAGGCAGTAGTTGCACCTACTCTACTGTTTATGTGTTGCATCTACCTCTGTCATTGATTGACCTAAAAGAACACAGCTTCATGTTGTACAAGGAGCTGTAGTAATCTTTGGTGCTGAATTTCTCTACGTCCTGCTGATCTTGCAGTCTTTATTTTCGTTGTGACACCATTTCTTATTTTACGAAGTGGATTTGTGTAAGAGAAAATATAGCACTTGGCCCTCGTCGGTTGTGTAAGGGTTTCCAAAGGGGTGTAAATGGCCTTGGGCTACTCCACACCCATTGCTTTAAGGTTTTGTGTTGGGTGCTCAGATGCTTTGACAACTGGAATAAATAGAAAGATAATATTTTCTTGGAAGGTTCATTTGACCAGGAGCTGATCTTTATAAAATTTATAAGATTCGATCAAGTATAAATAAAAGAATCTTGTTATGCTTAATTTGTACTAATTGTGTGCAATTTACCCTTTTTTGGCTGTCTATTTTCAGATGGATTGGCAAGGACAAAAGCTGGTGGAGCAATTAATGCAGATACTGCTGGTGAGCTTTTCTGTTGTAGCATTCATCACAGGCTATGTGTTGGGTTCGTTTCAGATCATGCTGTTAGTATACGCTGGTGGTGTTGTCTTTACAGCGCTAGTCACCATTCCTAACTGGCCAGTCTACAATCGCCACCCTCTGAGTTGGTTGGACCCAAGTGAGGCCGAAAAGCATCCAAAGCCACAGATTACTAACCCCAGTACCAAGAAGAAGGCTGCCAAGAAGTAGGTTATTTAGCTGATTTTCACGTCCCTTCTACTTAAAGGTTTATGGTGATGTAGTGGATAAAATTGTTGGCGGctttatttcccttttcttttatGACATGAACTGAACACCTGGTTGCCCCGCATGATTGTTGTTAGGTCAACACATTGGCTAAAGAAAGAATCAGTTTTTACATTGCTGTGCTACTCTTATAACAGCCGCCACATAATTCTCATACCATCGCAAAATGACCTATATTGTCCTTACCACATCCTTCAGTAGATCATTAGTGTATATTCAGAAACTACTAAAATTGATATCTGCAAAAATATTATTCCTATTTCAAGGTGAAGAGTAAGTATTAAAGGAAGATCGGAATGAATATAGATTGAGTTGGATGTCCTGCTCGTTCTTGTCGCCAATTGCTGCGCCTTGCATGGGATGTCTTGTTGCATTTTCCTTACAGGGAATGCAGATATGTTCTACTCATTATTCGTACTTttactttttcctttttgtttttgattttttagtAGAAATATGTTTTGATCTGAAAAACGCACCTGCCAACTTTGACTGAGAAGGAAATCGAGAATTTTCCAGCAGTAGCAACTTTTTAACTGTTCATCCGGATTTTAGCCTTTAGCAGTCCCTTGGTTATTGTTGGTCCAGGTACTTACAGGTGTTTAACTTAAATCTGATAGAATATAGTTGTAATAACTGCGGAACAATCATTGTTAAAGCAAATTCTTGTTATCTTTTTCAGTCTTCTTGAATAAAATCCGACCGTAAGGACACGACTGTCAATACTCAATATCTTAAAAGATGCCTCTTTGTACATGCTGAAATGGGCATCATCAGCAACTTCAGACACGAGCAAAATCCAGTTCTGGATAAAATGCTAGCAGCTTTAGATGTGTCAATTAGCAAGCTTCGGTGAAGCAACCAGGTGATCAAAAAGATACCTATTAGGCTATTACCACTTCTCCCCATTCACTAGGATGCAAAAGATAGAGGGAACAAGGTGATGCAAACTCCCTTATTAGACGTAACTATATCTCGTGTTAGCTTCCAGCATCGATTGAACTTTGAAGTGTTTTACGCATTTGCGACACAAATGCCGCCGGAACATTTTGCCACCTACATCATCTTAGGAATCCGTGGACCACTCTCAGCTTAACAAAAGAAGTCAGAAAAGCACTATTTACAACCCGTGAAGCATCAGGGTGTAATGGATGCATGCCTCCTAAAAATATCCAAGTTGTGTCAAATTATTGTTTTCTCTATTGATTTTCTTCCCTCATTGCTCTTAAAATAGGATTATcatcctccagcatgtcatcttCATCGAGTTCATCCAATCCATCTAGAAATGACTGGTTCACACTTTTACGAGATTGTCTCCTGTATTTCTTGGGCTCCAGCCGCGGTTCTGCTTGCACAACTCCCTTGTCTCCTACTTTGCACCTGTAAGAATGTCATAAGTAGATGTTTTTGTTTCTGATGGGGTTTGAAATGGTTTTCCATCAATGCCACAGATGAATATCGTTCACTATGCTTACCAGTTTAGGCAAAATGGACTAACAATAAGACttaaaatctatatctatatattattataaaagcatgaatacaatgtcggtttacaaaaataaccttataatattaagcataataactcataataaaaggacataatcggaattctaaatattagtcttataatcctattagttttaggatataataccacacgttaggaatcctgcatgattacctttaggaatcctattagtataattactttcgggctgtctaattcatataaaattgaacaagtaaatatctttagtcatgtaattctATTACTTtcaggatatacttcttaaaaattcctattactaatttaaatggaaaacgtattataatattctattactaatttaatttgagaatgtattatattgtccaaattcatttagaaaaaggagagcctgtattattataaaagcataaatacgatattaatatatcaaaatagaCCTAAATTATTAAACGGGAGAACTCATAGAaagagtacataactgcaataacctattttttggactacaatacatTCTATgccaatttttaatatttaagattttaaaattaataaaattgtctattaaattcttattaaaaatatgtaggaaggtttaataaaatcaatttcataagaatcctctgTATTGGCAATAAATTATCACTCTATAATGTCCAATACCAaaaaaaagtaatattaaatagactgcataaagagttgaaattgagaaaaaaaatacccctacgataatatatttttatattatatttaaaatattttcttactaAAATAATagttttttaaatcaattttttgtgtaatattgaaaaatacccAACTATTAAACAAAACTAAGAAAacatttaagaatataaatgtgtgagaaagaggggaaaaaatggttggtaagagtcaataccattaatattaagatctgaatcaacatagaataaattattttttatgttaaaaccaaataattagatcttttaattaattatttagcaagagaatccaattcaataaatttttaaattcatcatatgagtaaaattcttattcaagttaaaattaggttacataaatttattccataaaaagagtgttagaacacaaagtaaaaatgttagtatattattaagaatcaaaatgccaTACAAGTGTCTGAGGAAGCATAATCAAAGCcaaaaacaagaacaagctttcaagactatattataaagagtcaaCTCTCCTATTACGGGATTATTCTTTATAGATGCCTCCGGCGAAtccaaataatatttctatgtcacgCATTACTTgtaaatatcatatcaagaggcattgcacttttagcaataatagcaagtggtgtaccaacaatGATTTTATTGTGAGGTCACCCACtatagatttgatatacctcttcaaacaacttgaataaccatcacaaatatatcaa
This DNA window, taken from Nicotiana tabacum cultivar K326 chromosome 15, ASM71507v2, whole genome shotgun sequence, encodes the following:
- the LOC107788042 gene encoding signal peptidase complex subunit 1 isoform X1 produces the protein MDLCINGRVVKMDWQGQKLVEQLMQILLVSFSVVAFITGYVLGSFQIMLLVYAGGVVFTALVTIPNWPVYNRHPLSWLDPSEAEKHPKPQITNPSTKKKAAKK
- the LOC107788042 gene encoding signal peptidase complex subunit 1 isoform X2 — translated: MDWQGQKLVEQLMQILLVSFSVVAFITGYVLGSFQIMLLVYAGGVVFTALVTIPNWPVYNRHPLSWLDPSEAEKHPKPQITNPSTKKKAAKK